In one window of Lynx canadensis isolate LIC74 chromosome B3, mLynCan4.pri.v2, whole genome shotgun sequence DNA:
- the PCK2 gene encoding phosphoenolpyruvate carboxykinase [GTP], mitochondrial has protein sequence MAAVYRPGLRLSRPGLSPWGWSSWRSIQTLRVLSGDLGQLPAGVRDFVERSAHLCQPEGIHICDGTEAENTATLALLEKQGLIRKLPKYNNCWLARTDPKDVARVESKTVIVTPSQRDTVPLPAGGARGQLGNWMSPAEFQQAVDERFPGCMQGRTMYVLPFSMGPVGSPLSRIGVQLTDSAYVVASMRIMTRLGTPVLQALGDGNFVKCLHSVGQPLTGQGEPVSHWPCNPEKTLIGHVPDQREIVSFGSGYGGNSLLGKKCFALRIASRLARDEGWLAEHMLILGITNPAGKKRYVAAAFPSACGKTNLAMMRPALPGWKVECVGDDIAWMRFDSDGRLRAINPENGFFGVAPGTSATTNPNAMATIQSNTLFTNVAETSDGGVYWEGIDQPLPPGVTVTSWLGKPWKPGDKEPCAHPNSRFCAPARQCPIMDPAWEAPEGVPIDAIIFGGRRPKGVPLVYEAFNWRHGVFVGSAMRSESTAAAEHKGKVIMHDPFAMRPFFGYNFGRYLEHWLSMEERKGARLPRIFHVNWFRRDEAGHFLWPGFGENARVLDWICRRLEGEDSARETPIGLVPKEGALDLSGLGAIDTTQLFSLPKDFWEQEVRDIRSYLTEQVNQDLPKEVLAELEALEGRVHRM, from the exons ATGGCCGCTGTGTACCGCCCCGGCCTGCG GCTTAGCCGGCCTGGGCTGAGCCCCTGGGGCTGGTCATCATGGCGCAGCATCCAGACCCTACGAGTACTCAGTGGAGATCTGGGCCAGCTGCCCGCTGGAGTTCGAGACTTTGTGGAGCGCAGTGCCCACCTGTGCCAACCAGAGGGCATCCACATCTGTGATGGCACCGAGGCTGAGAACACTGCCACACTGGCCCTGCTGGAAAAGCAGGGACTTATCCGAAAGCTCCCCAAGTACAACAACTG CTGGCTGGCCCGCACAGACCCCAAGGATGTGGCACGAGTAGAGAGCAAGACAGTGATTGTAACTCCTTCTCAACGGGACACAGTGCCCCTCCCGGCTGGTGGGGCCCGTGGGCAGCTAGGCAACTGGATGTCCCCAGCTGAGTTCCAGCAAGCTGTGGATGAGAGGTTTCCAGGCTGCATGCAGG GCCGAACCATGTATGTGCTTCCATTCAGCATGGGTCCCGTGGGCTCCCCACTGTCCCGAATCGGAGTGCAGCTCACTGATTCGGCCTACGTGGTGGCAAGCATGCGCATCATGACCCGGCTGGGGACGCCTGTGCTTCAGGCCCTGGGAGATGGCAACTTTGTCAAGTGTCTGCACTCTGTGGGCCAGCCCCTGACTGGGCAAG GGGAGCCGGTGAGCCATTGGCCATGCAACCCAGAGAAAACCCTGATTGGCCACGTGCCTGACCAGAGAGAGATCGTCTCCTTCGGCAGCGGCTATGGCGGCAACTCCTTGCTGGGCAAGAAGTGCTTTGCCCTTCGCATCGCCTCTCGTCTGGCCCGGGATGAGGGCTGGCTGGCAGAGCACATGCTG ATCCTGGGTATCACCAACCCCGCAGGGAAGAAGCGCTACGTGGCAGCCGCCTTCCCCAGCGCCTGCGGCAAGACTAACCTGGCCATGATGCGGCCAGCACTGCCAGGCTGGAAAGTGGAGTGTGTGGGGGATGACATCGCCTGGATGAGGTTTGACAGTGACG GTCGACTCCGGGCCATCAACCCTGAGAATGGCTTCTTCGGCGTGGCCCCTGGCACCTCTGCCACCACTAATCCCAATGCCATGGCCACAATCCAGAGTAACACTCTTTTCACCAATGTGGCTGAGACCAGTGATGGTGGAGTGTACTGGGAGGGCATTGACCAGCCTCTTCCACCTGGTGTCACTGTGACCTCCTGGCTGGGAAAACCCTGGAAACCTG GAGACAAGGAGCCCTGTGCACATCCCAACTCTCGCTTTTGTGCCCCGGCTCGCCAGTGCCCCATCATGGACCCAGCCTGGGAGGCCCCCGAGGGTGTCCCCATTGATGCCATCATCTTTGGAGGCCGCAGACCCAAAG GAGTACCCTTGGTATATGAGGCCTTCAACTGGCGCCATGGGGTATTTGTGGGCAGTGCTATGCGCTCTGAGTCCACTGCTGCGGCTGAACACAAAG ggaaGGTCATCATGCACGACCCATTTGCCATGCGGCCCTTTTTTGGCTACAACTTTGGGCGCTACCTAGAACACTGGCTGAGCATGGAGGAGCGCAAGGGGGCCCGGCTACCCCGCATCTTCCACGTCAACTGGTTCCGGCGGGATGAGGCGGGCCACTTCCTGTGGCCAGGCTTTGGAGAGAATGCTCGGGTGCTAGACTGGATCTGCCGGCGGCTAGAGGGGGAGGACAGTGCCCGAGAGACGCCCATCGGGCTGGTGCCAAAGGAAGGTGCCTTGGATCTCAGTGGTCTGGGAGCCATAGATACCACACAGCTATTCTCACTCCCCAAAGACTTCTGGGAACAGGAGGTGCGTGACATTCGGAGCTACCTGACAGAGCAAGTCAATCAGGATCTGCCCAAGGAGGTGTTGGCTGAACTGGAGGCCCTGGAGGGACGTGTGCACAGAATGTGA